A portion of the Melitaea cinxia chromosome 1, ilMelCinx1.1, whole genome shotgun sequence genome contains these proteins:
- the LOC123653799 gene encoding NADH dehydrogenase [ubiquinone] flavoprotein 2, mitochondrial-like: MLTLHKILHKVEIHKICRTISTSKALCSEDLYVHRDSKDNHALTPFDFSEANLKRLSAIIQNYPVGAQRSALGAAMDIVQRQVGWIPISAMHKVAEVLSVPRMRVYEWATFYSMNKRRFRGKFNVKVCVTTPCMLRGADVILQVVEETTCCCVGSVSPDCLFGVDTVQCQGACVNAPVVVVDDDYYEDVSVCDVQNIIQTLRCGGIPPWGPQSGRFASEPITGQTTLLENPPPPGFGIQAALMSSNPGPCPPRKM; encoded by the exons ATGCTTACCTTACATAAAATCTTGCATAAAGTTGAG ATTCATAAAATATGCAGAACCATTTCCACATCCAAAGCTTTATGCAGTgaagatttatatgtacatCGAGACAGCAAAGACAACCACGCGCTTACTCCTTTTGACTTTTCTGAAGCTAATTTAAAG AGGTTGTCAGCAATAATTCAGAATTATCCTGTGGGAGCTCAACGATCAGCTTTAGGCGCTGCTATGGATATTGTACAAAGGCAAGTGGGATGGATACCTATATCAGCTATGCACAAAGTCGCCGAAGTCTTAAGTGTGCCCAGGATGAGGGTTTACGAATGGGCTACGTTCTACTCAATGAATAAGAG ACGTTTTAGGGGCAAGTTTAATGTGAAAGTATGCGTCACAACCCCCTGCATGCTCCGAGGTGCAGATGTTATCTTGCAAGTTGTGGAAGAGACAACATGCTGCTGTGTTGGCAGCGTGTCTCCAGATTGCTTGTTTGGAGTCGACACTGTCCAGTGTCAAGGAGCATGTGTTAATGCTCCAGTAGTCGTCGTTGACGACGATTATTAT GAAGATGTGAGTGTTTGCGATGtgcaaaatataattcaaacattGAGGTGTGGAGGAATACCACCGTGGGGCCCTCA GTCTGGTAGATTCGCCAGCGAACCAATTACTGGCCAGACGACTTTATTAGAAAATCCACCTCCACCAGGTTTTGGTATTCAAGCAGCGCTAATGTCATCGAACCCTGGACCCTGTCCTCCAAGAAAAATGTAG